In Streptomyces durocortorensis, a genomic segment contains:
- a CDS encoding ABC transporter ATP-binding protein, producing MTSSTTSARTAATARGAETTLAELEQRAAARRDRPSYGHDALIACDRVVRIFTTDGVEVQALQGLDLLVAEGELMALVGASGSGKSTLMNILAGLDVPTAGSAKVAGCDLLSMGPKERLRYRRDVVGFVWQQTARNLLPYLTAIQNITLPMQLRGGGSKRERAARAESLLAMLDIADCRDRRPQQLSGGQQQRVAIAVALANSPSVLLADEPTGELDSATGEQVFAAFRRANEELGTSIVIVTHDQAVASEVRRTVAIRDGRTSSEVLRRTEVDAATGQESQVAREYAMLDRAGRLQLPADHTRALGMEHRVLLELEQDHIGVWPDAHGEPGGTEGKADGAPEQ from the coding sequence ATGACCTCGTCCACCACGTCCGCCCGGACGGCAGCCACGGCCCGTGGGGCCGAGACGACGCTGGCCGAGCTGGAGCAGCGCGCGGCGGCCCGCCGGGACCGCCCCTCCTACGGCCACGACGCACTGATCGCCTGCGACCGGGTGGTGCGCATCTTCACCACGGACGGGGTGGAGGTGCAGGCCCTCCAGGGCCTCGATCTGCTGGTTGCCGAGGGCGAGTTGATGGCACTGGTGGGGGCGTCGGGCAGCGGCAAGTCGACGCTGATGAACATCCTGGCGGGCCTGGACGTGCCGACCGCCGGATCGGCGAAGGTCGCGGGATGCGATCTGCTGTCGATGGGGCCGAAGGAGCGGCTGCGCTACCGCCGTGACGTCGTCGGGTTCGTCTGGCAGCAGACCGCCCGCAATCTGCTCCCGTATCTCACCGCGATCCAGAACATCACCCTGCCCATGCAGTTGCGCGGCGGCGGCAGCAAGCGCGAACGGGCGGCCCGCGCCGAGTCGTTGCTCGCCATGCTCGACATCGCGGACTGCCGTGACCGGCGGCCCCAGCAGCTGTCGGGCGGGCAGCAGCAGCGGGTGGCCATCGCGGTGGCGCTGGCCAACTCCCCTTCCGTCCTGCTCGCGGACGAGCCGACCGGCGAACTGGACTCGGCCACCGGGGAGCAGGTGTTCGCCGCGTTCCGGCGGGCCAACGAGGAGCTGGGCACCTCGATCGTGATCGTCACCCACGACCAGGCGGTGGCGAGCGAGGTGCGCCGTACGGTCGCCATCCGTGACGGCCGTACGTCCTCCGAGGTGCTGCGCCGCACGGAGGTGGACGCGGCGACGGGCCAGGAGTCTCAGGTGGCCCGGGAGTACGCGATGCTCGACCGGGCGGGCCGGCTCCAGCTGCCCGCGGACCACACGCGGGCGCTGGGCATGGAGCACCGGGTGCTGCTGGAGCTGGAGCAGGACCACATCGGGGTCTGGCCGGACGCGCACGGGGAGCCGGGCGGCACGGAGGGGAAGGCCGACGGAGCTCCGGAGCAGTAG
- a CDS encoding acyl-CoA thioesterase, with product MARHLYSCPLRWSDMDAFGHVNNVVFLRYLEEARIDFMFRLAPGDGSPSFSGGSVVARHEIDYVRPLVHRHEPVTVESWVTKIGAASLTIAYEIKDDDQVYVRASTVVVPYDLAAERPRRISAEEKLFLQQYLAEEPAAA from the coding sequence TTGGCTCGTCACCTCTACAGCTGCCCTCTGCGCTGGTCGGACATGGATGCCTTCGGCCACGTCAACAACGTGGTCTTCCTCCGCTATCTGGAGGAGGCGCGCATCGACTTCATGTTCCGGCTGGCGCCGGGGGACGGCTCGCCGTCGTTCTCGGGCGGGTCCGTCGTGGCCCGGCACGAGATCGACTACGTACGGCCGCTGGTCCACCGGCACGAGCCGGTGACCGTCGAGTCGTGGGTCACGAAGATAGGCGCCGCGTCCCTGACGATCGCCTATGAGATCAAGGACGACGACCAGGTGTACGTACGCGCCTCGACCGTCGTCGTCCCCTACGACCTGGCGGCGGAGCGGCCCCGGCGGATCTCCGCCGAGGAGAAGCTCTTCCTCCAGCAGTACCTGGCAGAGGAGCCCGCCGCGGCATGA
- the ettA gene encoding energy-dependent translational throttle protein EttA, whose product MAEYIYTMRKTRKAHGDKVILDDVTLNFLPGAKIGVVGPNGAGKSTVLKIMAGLEQPSNGDAFLSPGFSVGILMQEPKLDEEKTVLENVQDGAAEIMGKLKRFNEVAELMATDYSDALMEEMGKLQEDLDHANAWDLDAQLEQAMDALGCPPGDWPVINLSGGEKRRVALCKLLIEAPDLLLLDEPTNHLDAESVNWLEQHLSKYSGAVVAVTHDRYFLNNVAEWILELDRGRAIPYEGNYSTYLDKKATRLKVEGRKDEKRQKRLKEELEWVRSNAKGRQTKSKARLARYEEMAAEAEKMRKLDFEEIQIPPGPRLGSIVVEVENLSKAFGDKVLIDDLSFTLPRNGIVGVIGPNGAGKTTLFKMIQGLETPDTGSIKIGDTVKISYVDQSRANIDPKKTLWAVVSDELDYINVGQVEMPSRAYVSAFGFKGPDQQKPAGVLSGGERNRLNLALTLKEGGNLLLLDEPTNDLDVETLSSLENALLEFPGAAVVISHDRWFLDRVATHILAYEGDSKWYWFEGNFESYEKNKVERLGPDAARPHRATYKKLTRG is encoded by the coding sequence TTGGCTGAGTACATCTACACCATGCGCAAGACGCGCAAGGCGCACGGCGACAAGGTGATCCTTGACGACGTCACCTTGAACTTCCTGCCCGGTGCCAAGATCGGTGTCGTGGGACCCAACGGCGCCGGTAAGTCCACGGTGCTGAAGATCATGGCGGGCCTGGAGCAGCCGTCCAACGGTGACGCGTTCCTGTCGCCGGGGTTCAGCGTCGGCATCCTCATGCAGGAGCCGAAGCTGGACGAGGAGAAGACGGTCCTGGAGAACGTGCAGGACGGCGCCGCCGAGATCATGGGCAAGCTCAAGCGCTTCAACGAGGTCGCCGAACTCATGGCGACCGACTACTCCGACGCGCTGATGGAGGAGATGGGCAAGCTCCAGGAGGACCTGGACCACGCGAACGCGTGGGACCTGGACGCCCAGCTGGAGCAGGCCATGGACGCCCTGGGCTGCCCGCCCGGTGACTGGCCGGTCATCAACCTCTCCGGTGGCGAGAAGCGCCGGGTGGCGCTCTGCAAGCTCCTCATCGAGGCCCCGGACCTGCTCCTCCTCGACGAGCCCACCAACCACCTCGACGCCGAGTCGGTGAACTGGCTGGAGCAGCACCTCTCGAAGTACTCGGGTGCCGTCGTCGCCGTCACCCATGACCGGTACTTCCTCAACAACGTCGCCGAGTGGATCCTCGAACTCGACCGCGGCCGCGCGATCCCCTACGAGGGCAACTACTCCACGTACCTCGACAAGAAGGCCACCCGCCTCAAGGTCGAGGGCCGCAAGGACGAGAAGCGGCAGAAGCGCCTCAAGGAGGAGCTGGAGTGGGTGCGGTCGAACGCCAAGGGGCGCCAGACCAAGTCCAAGGCCCGTCTCGCCCGGTACGAGGAGATGGCGGCCGAGGCGGAGAAGATGCGGAAGCTGGACTTCGAGGAGATCCAGATTCCGCCGGGCCCCCGGCTCGGCTCCATCGTCGTCGAGGTCGAGAACCTCTCGAAGGCCTTCGGCGACAAGGTCCTCATCGACGACCTGTCGTTCACGCTGCCCCGTAACGGCATCGTCGGCGTCATCGGTCCGAACGGCGCGGGCAAGACCACGCTGTTCAAGATGATCCAGGGCCTGGAGACCCCGGACACCGGCTCCATCAAGATCGGTGACACGGTCAAGATCTCCTACGTCGACCAGTCCCGCGCCAACATCGACCCGAAGAAGACCCTCTGGGCCGTCGTCTCGGACGAGCTGGACTACATCAACGTCGGCCAGGTCGAGATGCCGTCCCGCGCCTACGTCTCCGCGTTCGGCTTCAAGGGCCCGGACCAGCAGAAGCCGGCCGGTGTCCTCTCCGGTGGTGAGCGCAACCGCCTCAACCTGGCCCTCACGCTCAAGGAGGGCGGCAACCTGCTGCTCCTCGACGAGCCCACCAACGACCTGGACGTCGAGACGCTCTCCTCGCTGGAGAACGCCCTCCTGGAGTTCCCGGGCGCCGCGGTGGTCATCTCCCACGACCGCTGGTTCCTGGACCGCGTCGCCACGCACATCCTCGCCTATGAGGGTGACTCCAAGTGGTACTGGTTCGAGGGCAACTTCGAGTCGTACGAGAAGAACAAGGTCGAGCGCCTCGGTCCGGACGCGGCCCGTCCGCACCGTGCCACGTACAAGAAGCTCACGCGAGGCTGA
- a CDS encoding Cys-Gln thioester bond-forming surface protein, producing the protein MLSESSVSAAPSGTTGAPPGRGILRPVTALLLSGLVAAAALVGAGPAVAGDPGRHHGGAAAVLDGLKTFDSAVLRVPGENGEPDRTQELPAGLFEMTVDGGGKLKTYCIDLHNPTQNQATYLETPWAETSLGGNRNAGKIRWILQHSYPQVDDLAALAEAAGTGPLTERTAAAGTQVAIWRYSDGADVTAADKQAEKLADWLHRHARNAKEPRASLTLEPAAVSGRAGERLGPVTVRTGADQVSVSPPVDAAASGIRVTDEKGEAITAAADGDRLYFDLPKDTADGSAALSVQATTQVPVGRAFTGIGRTQAQILAGSSESTVSARATATWAETGPAPAVTARENCAKGGVDITVANRGDAPFTFELAGAEHTVAAGATRTVTLPVAEDQAYDFAITGPGGFRKSFTGVLDCATAGSVPPGGDGADGGAGNDIGTRSAQRSVPATTGSSTSGLEGDLAATGGSSATPMIAAVAIGLLVVGGGAVFLLRRKQARTEDE; encoded by the coding sequence GTGTTGTCTGAGTCTTCAGTGTCCGCTGCGCCTTCCGGTACGACAGGGGCGCCCCCCGGCCGAGGCATCCTGCGCCCGGTCACCGCGCTGCTGCTTTCCGGTCTCGTCGCGGCGGCCGCTCTCGTCGGCGCGGGCCCGGCGGTGGCCGGCGACCCGGGGCGGCACCACGGCGGCGCGGCCGCGGTGCTCGACGGGCTGAAGACCTTCGACAGCGCCGTGCTCCGCGTGCCGGGCGAGAACGGCGAGCCCGACCGGACCCAGGAACTGCCCGCCGGGCTGTTCGAGATGACCGTGGACGGCGGCGGCAAGCTCAAGACGTACTGCATCGACCTCCACAACCCCACCCAGAACCAGGCGACGTATCTGGAGACCCCCTGGGCCGAAACCTCGCTGGGCGGCAACCGGAACGCGGGGAAGATCCGCTGGATCCTCCAGCACTCCTACCCTCAGGTCGACGACCTCGCCGCCCTCGCCGAGGCCGCCGGGACCGGCCCGCTGACCGAGCGGACCGCCGCCGCAGGCACCCAGGTCGCCATCTGGCGCTACTCGGACGGCGCCGACGTCACCGCGGCGGACAAGCAGGCGGAGAAGCTGGCCGACTGGCTGCACCGCCACGCGCGCAACGCGAAGGAGCCCCGCGCCTCCCTGACCCTGGAACCGGCGGCGGTCTCCGGCCGGGCCGGGGAGCGGCTGGGGCCCGTGACCGTCCGCACCGGCGCCGACCAGGTCTCGGTGTCGCCCCCGGTGGACGCGGCGGCCAGCGGGATCAGGGTCACCGACGAGAAGGGCGAGGCCATCACCGCCGCCGCCGACGGCGACCGGCTGTACTTCGACCTGCCGAAGGACACCGCCGACGGCTCCGCCGCGCTGAGCGTCCAGGCCACCACCCAGGTGCCGGTCGGCCGGGCCTTCACCGGGATCGGCCGGACCCAGGCGCAGATCCTGGCCGGGTCCAGCGAGTCCACGGTCTCCGCACGGGCCACCGCCACCTGGGCCGAGACGGGCCCGGCCCCCGCGGTGACCGCCCGGGAGAACTGCGCGAAGGGCGGCGTCGACATCACCGTCGCCAACCGTGGCGACGCGCCGTTCACGTTCGAGCTGGCCGGTGCCGAGCACACCGTCGCGGCCGGGGCCACCCGCACCGTGACCCTTCCGGTCGCCGAGGATCAGGCGTACGACTTCGCCATCACCGGGCCCGGCGGCTTCCGGAAGAGTTTCACCGGGGTGCTGGACTGCGCCACCGCCGGCAGCGTCCCGCCGGGCGGGGACGGGGCCGACGGCGGTGCGGGCAACGACATCGGCACCCGGAGCGCCCAGCGGTCCGTCCCGGCCACTACCGGCTCCAGCACCTCGGGCCTGGAGGGCGACCTCGCCGCGACCGGTGGCTCCAGCGCCACCCCGATGATCGCCGCCGTGGCGATCGGACTGCTCGTCGTGGGCGGCGGCGCGGTCTTCCTCCTCCGCCGGAAGCAGGCGCGCACCGAGGACGAGTGA
- a CDS encoding single-stranded DNA-binding protein, which yields MNETLVTLVGNAATAVEFRETATGGMARFRFAVTPRRWDREKQLWADGHTSFYTVWAWRALAVNLAGSVSVGEPLLVHGRLKVREEEQGGQRRTFVDVEAVAVGHDLSRGTAAFRRAIRAEPGLTERPERVTDGDAEPPPQGRERAGEMAAVS from the coding sequence ATGAATGAGACCTTGGTGACGCTGGTGGGAAACGCGGCCACGGCCGTGGAGTTCCGGGAGACGGCCACCGGAGGAATGGCGCGATTCCGATTCGCCGTGACACCGCGCCGCTGGGACCGCGAGAAACAGCTCTGGGCCGACGGGCACACCAGCTTCTACACCGTCTGGGCCTGGCGGGCCCTGGCCGTCAATCTGGCCGGTTCCGTTTCCGTCGGTGAACCACTGCTCGTGCACGGCCGGTTGAAGGTGCGTGAGGAGGAACAGGGTGGTCAGCGGCGGACGTTCGTCGATGTCGAGGCCGTCGCCGTGGGGCATGACCTGAGCCGCGGAACGGCCGCCTTCCGCAGGGCGATCAGGGCCGAGCCTGGTCTGACGGAGCGTCCGGAGCGTGTTACGGACGGCGATGCGGAGCCGCCGCCGCAGGGGCGGGAGCGAGCCGGTGAAATGGCGGCGGTGTCCTGA
- a CDS encoding YfjP family GTPase — MTAVTDEDHDNGAAKARPRKDGGREDGPTPGPDGERTGRRWDDGLIARRAAAAEARRGGEPGPGVPDEDDVRPQVEAYVPSGGPLPARLDALRELVGLSRARLDRDTLAEAGRVLDEAAARQRLSSRHTVVAVAGATGSGKSTLFNALAGAQISDTGLRRPTTSQPIACSWTDGAAGLLDRLAIPGRLRRRPHPGPVASDEVLQGLVLVDLPDHDSAATEHREQVDRVLALVDAVIWVVDPEKYADAALHERYLRPLAGHAEVTFVVLNQTDRLPGEAADLVLDDLRRLLDEDGIALGEHGEPGATVMSLSALTGDGVPELREMVGRFVQDRTAATRRLSADVDAAAARLRPVYVAEGRPGLGERAREEFTDRLAEAVGAAAAGQAAEREWRRNAGRACGTPWLRLWRWYESRGLPGSLDRMGQALTPPEEELTARQRVEQAVRIVADEAADGLPGPWAQAVREAAFSGAKGLPEALDELAVKAGAPGAGGRGGGAGRRSGATGRGGGSGRHDQPGSDGAEGRGSRGGPPVGGRPAKPPRPKWWPAAVLAQVSMTLIQIFGGLWLVGQIIGVLEPGLVTPALIMLAGVVGGPLVEWSCAAAIRGPARRYGQDAERRLREAAAACGRARVLDPVAAELVRYREVRERYVTVAEFSTTGR, encoded by the coding sequence ATGACCGCCGTCACGGACGAGGACCACGACAACGGTGCGGCGAAGGCCCGCCCGCGGAAGGACGGTGGCCGTGAGGACGGGCCCACGCCGGGGCCCGACGGCGAGCGCACCGGCCGGCGCTGGGACGACGGGCTCATCGCCCGCCGCGCCGCCGCTGCCGAGGCCCGCCGGGGCGGGGAGCCCGGGCCCGGAGTCCCGGACGAGGACGACGTACGGCCACAGGTCGAGGCGTACGTTCCCTCGGGCGGACCGCTGCCCGCCCGCCTGGACGCCCTGCGCGAACTCGTCGGTCTCTCCCGGGCCCGGCTCGACCGGGACACCCTCGCCGAGGCGGGACGGGTGCTGGACGAGGCCGCGGCCCGGCAGCGGCTCTCCTCCCGGCACACCGTCGTCGCCGTCGCGGGCGCCACCGGCAGCGGGAAGTCCACCCTGTTCAACGCGCTGGCCGGGGCCCAGATCTCCGACACCGGGCTGCGCCGCCCCACCACCTCCCAGCCCATCGCGTGCAGCTGGACCGACGGGGCCGCCGGACTGCTGGACCGCCTCGCCATCCCGGGGCGGCTGCGGCGCAGGCCCCACCCCGGGCCCGTCGCCTCCGACGAGGTGCTCCAGGGGCTCGTCCTGGTCGACCTTCCCGACCACGACTCGGCGGCCACCGAACACCGTGAACAGGTGGACCGGGTCCTGGCCCTGGTCGACGCGGTGATCTGGGTCGTCGATCCGGAGAAGTACGCCGACGCGGCCCTGCACGAACGCTATCTGCGCCCGCTCGCCGGACACGCCGAGGTCACCTTCGTCGTCCTCAACCAGACCGACCGGCTGCCCGGCGAGGCCGCCGACCTCGTCCTCGACGATCTGCGCCGCCTCCTCGACGAGGACGGCATCGCCCTCGGCGAGCACGGCGAACCCGGCGCCACCGTCATGTCCCTGTCCGCGCTCACCGGTGACGGGGTGCCCGAACTGCGCGAGATGGTCGGCCGGTTCGTCCAGGACCGCACGGCCGCCACCCGCCGCCTCTCCGCCGACGTCGACGCGGCGGCGGCGCGGCTGCGCCCCGTGTACGTGGCGGAGGGGCGGCCGGGTCTCGGCGAACGGGCCCGGGAGGAGTTCACCGACCGGCTGGCCGAAGCCGTCGGGGCGGCGGCCGCCGGGCAGGCCGCCGAGCGGGAGTGGCGCAGGAACGCGGGCCGGGCCTGCGGGACGCCGTGGCTGCGGCTGTGGCGCTGGTACGAGTCCCGGGGCCTGCCCGGCAGCCTGGACCGGATGGGCCAGGCGCTCACCCCGCCCGAGGAGGAACTGACGGCCCGGCAGCGGGTCGAACAGGCGGTCCGGATCGTCGCGGACGAGGCCGCCGACGGGCTGCCCGGACCCTGGGCGCAGGCAGTGCGGGAGGCCGCGTTCAGCGGGGCGAAGGGGCTGCCCGAAGCGCTGGACGAGCTGGCGGTGAAGGCGGGGGCGCCCGGTGCGGGCGGGCGGGGCGGCGGTGCCGGGCGGCGCTCCGGAGCCACCGGGCGGGGCGGCGGCTCCGGCCGGCATGATCAGCCCGGGAGTGACGGTGCCGAGGGGCGGGGCAGCAGGGGCGGCCCCCCGGTCGGCGGGCGCCCGGCCAAGCCGCCCCGGCCCAAGTGGTGGCCCGCCGCGGTGCTGGCCCAGGTGTCGATGACGCTGATCCAGATCTTCGGCGGTCTGTGGCTGGTCGGCCAGATCATCGGCGTCCTGGAGCCGGGGCTCGTCACCCCCGCGCTGATCATGCTGGCCGGAGTCGTCGGCGGGCCGCTGGTGGAGTGGTCCTGCGCGGCGGCCATCCGGGGACCGGCCCGGCGCTACGGGCAGGACGCGGAGCGACGGCTGCGCGAGGCCGCGGCCGCGTGCGGCCGGGCGAGGGTCCTGGACCCGGTCGCCGCCGAGCTGGTGCGCTACCGGGAGGTGCGCGAGCGGTACGTGACGGTGGCGGAGTTTTCCACAACCGGCCGGTAG
- a CDS encoding ATP-binding protein, producing the protein MDVRPQLIDALSALRDRVAAVRLPLPLPGAERARQTRVELLAQLDDYLLPRLKDPEAPLLAVIGGSTGAGKSTLVNSLVGCRVSEAGVLRPTTRTPVLVCHPDDHHWFAGVRVLPQLTRIWLPPGQTPDPDGLDDLGARGEHGETALRVETAVSLPRGLAILDAPDIDSLVVRNRVLAAELICAADVWVMVTTASRYADAVPWHLLRTAKEYDAALITVLDRVPHQVIAEVSRQYAALLTRAGLGDVPRFTIPELPESAGGGSGLLPTTAVAPLRAWLTHRAQDPAARQQAVGRTASGVIESLNVRMPELAAAVAAQYAASVRLTGVVEDAYGKEAARIRRRLQSGAVLSGDARTRWRGYPLYSAPEELLEALVDSLVALLQCSVSAADEQIRTQWRREPAGALFRFDGAGRDSGGWGPAEDVEGRIAVAVRRWRRVLEELADEEVRQLDRSVAPDPETVAALLAAALLGGRRARTAGEQLAERIGAQGALRLRDKGGELLTGYIDQVLGGERDRRLAPLDALDVAPEPQAELIAALSVLQKERWQR; encoded by the coding sequence ATGGACGTACGGCCTCAGCTCATCGACGCACTTTCCGCCCTGCGCGACCGTGTCGCCGCTGTGCGTCTCCCACTGCCCCTGCCGGGGGCCGAACGCGCCCGGCAGACCAGGGTCGAACTCCTCGCCCAGCTCGACGACTACCTGCTCCCACGCCTCAAGGACCCCGAGGCGCCGCTGCTCGCCGTGATCGGCGGCTCCACCGGGGCCGGGAAGTCCACGCTGGTGAACTCGCTGGTGGGGTGCCGGGTCAGTGAGGCCGGGGTGCTGCGGCCCACGACGCGGACCCCGGTGCTGGTCTGCCACCCCGACGACCACCACTGGTTCGCCGGGGTACGCGTGCTGCCGCAGCTCACCCGGATCTGGCTGCCGCCGGGGCAGACGCCCGACCCCGACGGGCTCGACGACCTCGGGGCGCGCGGTGAGCACGGGGAGACCGCGCTCCGGGTGGAGACCGCCGTCAGTCTGCCCCGCGGGCTCGCGATCCTGGACGCCCCCGACATCGACTCGCTCGTCGTCCGCAACCGGGTCCTCGCCGCCGAGCTGATCTGCGCCGCCGACGTCTGGGTGATGGTCACCACCGCCTCGCGCTACGCCGACGCCGTGCCCTGGCACCTGCTGCGTACCGCGAAGGAGTACGACGCGGCCCTCATCACCGTCCTCGACCGGGTGCCCCACCAGGTGATCGCCGAGGTGTCGCGGCAGTACGCGGCGCTGCTGACCCGGGCCGGACTCGGGGACGTACCCCGGTTCACCATCCCCGAACTGCCCGAGTCCGCGGGCGGCGGCAGCGGACTGCTCCCCACCACCGCCGTCGCCCCGCTGCGCGCCTGGCTCACCCACCGGGCCCAGGACCCCGCGGCCCGGCAGCAGGCGGTGGGGCGCACCGCGTCCGGCGTCATCGAGTCGCTGAACGTACGGATGCCCGAGCTGGCCGCCGCCGTCGCCGCCCAGTACGCCGCCTCCGTACGGCTGACCGGGGTGGTCGAGGACGCGTACGGCAAGGAGGCCGCCCGGATCAGACGACGCCTCCAGAGCGGGGCGGTGCTCTCCGGGGACGCGCGGACCCGGTGGCGCGGCTACCCGCTCTACAGCGCGCCCGAGGAACTCCTCGAAGCGCTCGTCGACAGCCTGGTGGCCCTCCTCCAGTGCTCCGTCTCCGCCGCCGACGAACAGATCCGCACCCAGTGGCGTCGCGAGCCCGCCGGGGCCCTGTTCCGGTTCGACGGCGCGGGACGGGACTCCGGGGGGTGGGGGCCCGCCGAGGACGTCGAGGGGCGGATCGCCGTCGCCGTACGCAGGTGGCGGCGGGTCCTGGAGGAGCTGGCCGACGAGGAGGTGCGCCAGCTCGACCGCAGCGTGGCGCCCGACCCCGAGACCGTCGCCGCCCTCCTCGCGGCCGCCCTCCTCGGCGGCCGACGGGCCCGTACGGCGGGGGAGCAGCTCGCCGAACGCATCGGTGCCCAGGGTGCGCTGAGGCTCCGTGACAAGGGAGGTGAGCTGCTGACCGGCTATATCGACCAGGTGCTCGGCGGCGAACGCGACCGCCGCCTCGCCCCGCTCGACGCCCTCGACGTCGCCCCCGAACCCCAGGCCGAACTGATCGCCGCGCTTTCCGTACTGCAGAAGGAGAGGTGGCAGCGATGA
- a CDS encoding Eco57I restriction-modification methylase domain-containing protein, which produces MATPLFIDTDLHNLPALPVEAVEHGEVFTRRWVVDLALDLLGYTVDKDLTEVRLVEPACGAGAFLVAIASRISSSCRAHNRPITDALSAVRALDLLHRNVLRSRATVEAQLVAEGWPAEESRKVAAAWVEQGDYLLQADADHRADYVVGNPPYIRLEDVPDARMTAYRQACTTMGGRADIYIGFYEVALRSLAPGGRLGFICADRWMRNQYGRRLRQMVRSRFSMDVALVMHDVDAFDDQVSAYPAITIISNQAQGRAVAADTTREFGSAQARDFVSWCAQDSSQSITTTAFQAARMPNWFPDEDSWPAASPARLAVLEELTERFRLLEDDKTGTRVGIGIATGADKVFLTEDKGLVESDRLLPMAMVRDTTSGALHWHGTYLVNPWTAEGRLVDLAAYPRLASYFEEHGTALRKRYVATKQPDRWYKTIDKVDRRLIGRPKLLLPDMKLTIHPVLDEGGLYPHHNLYFIVSAAWDMRVLGGLLLSKVAEAFVEAYAVKMRGGTIRFQAQYLRKIRVPDPQAISECDQVALREAFDNRDAQAATEAALRVYGLAELPD; this is translated from the coding sequence GTGGCTACCCCTCTGTTCATCGACACAGACCTTCATAACCTTCCCGCCCTCCCCGTGGAGGCTGTGGAACACGGTGAGGTCTTCACGCGACGCTGGGTGGTCGACCTTGCCCTCGATCTCCTCGGCTACACCGTGGACAAGGACCTCACCGAGGTGAGGCTTGTCGAGCCCGCCTGTGGCGCTGGTGCATTCCTGGTCGCGATCGCTTCAAGGATCAGTTCGTCCTGCCGCGCGCACAATCGCCCCATCACGGATGCACTCTCCGCAGTTCGAGCCCTGGACCTGTTGCACCGCAACGTGCTGCGGAGCCGCGCGACTGTCGAGGCGCAGTTGGTTGCCGAGGGATGGCCGGCAGAGGAGTCGCGAAAGGTGGCTGCGGCTTGGGTCGAGCAAGGTGACTACCTACTGCAAGCTGACGCCGACCATCGAGCTGACTACGTGGTCGGCAACCCTCCGTACATCCGCCTCGAAGACGTTCCCGACGCCCGGATGACTGCATACCGTCAAGCCTGCACCACGATGGGTGGCCGAGCAGACATCTACATCGGCTTCTACGAAGTAGCGCTACGGAGCCTCGCCCCAGGGGGGCGGCTGGGCTTCATCTGTGCGGACCGCTGGATGCGGAACCAGTACGGTCGTCGACTCCGGCAGATGGTACGCAGCCGCTTCAGCATGGACGTGGCGCTTGTCATGCATGACGTAGATGCCTTCGACGATCAGGTCTCGGCCTATCCGGCCATCACGATCATCTCCAACCAGGCTCAGGGCCGCGCAGTGGCAGCAGACACCACCCGGGAGTTCGGCAGCGCGCAGGCCCGGGACTTTGTGTCCTGGTGTGCACAGGACTCCTCGCAGTCGATCACCACAACGGCGTTCCAAGCAGCCCGCATGCCCAACTGGTTCCCGGATGAGGATTCCTGGCCGGCCGCCTCCCCCGCCAGGCTGGCGGTACTCGAGGAACTCACAGAACGCTTCCGGCTGCTGGAAGACGACAAGACAGGCACTCGGGTCGGCATCGGCATTGCCACCGGCGCCGACAAGGTCTTCCTCACGGAAGACAAGGGGCTCGTCGAGAGCGATCGCCTCCTCCCCATGGCCATGGTCCGCGACACGACCAGCGGTGCCCTCCACTGGCACGGCACATATCTGGTCAACCCATGGACAGCCGAGGGCCGCCTCGTCGATCTTGCCGCGTATCCCCGCCTCGCCTCGTACTTCGAGGAACATGGAACCGCGCTACGGAAGCGCTACGTCGCGACCAAGCAGCCTGATCGCTGGTACAAGACGATCGACAAGGTCGATCGCCGCCTGATCGGTCGGCCGAAGCTGCTGTTGCCGGACATGAAGCTGACGATCCATCCGGTCCTCGATGAAGGCGGACTGTACCCTCACCACAACCTGTACTTCATCGTCTCGGCAGCCTGGGACATGCGCGTTCTCGGCGGTCTGTTGCTGTCGAAAGTTGCCGAGGCTTTCGTAGAGGCGTACGCCGTCAAGATGCGAGGGGGAACGATCCGCTTCCAGGCTCAGTACCTCCGCAAGATCCGCGTGCCCGATCCGCAGGCGATCAGCGAGTGCGACCAGGTCGCACTCAGGGAAGCCTTCGACAACCGCGATGCGCAGGCTGCCACTGAAGCTGCTCTGCGTGTCTATGGGCTCGCCGAACTACCCGACTAG